One Microbacterium esteraromaticum genomic window carries:
- a CDS encoding NAD(P)/FAD-dependent oxidoreductase — MPQNSTAPRILIVGGGYAGFYTAWKLEKHLRKGEAEVTMVDPLPYMTYQPFLPEVAAGSIEPRHAIVTHRRHLKTTNVITAKVTGIDHANKVATITPPVGEPYEFEYDQIVVTAGAVSRTFPIPGIADNAIGMKTIEEAVAVRDRLLSNFDKAASIPAGPERDRLLTVVVVGGGFAGIEAFAELRSFASSLISKYPQLSFDDTHFHLIEAMGRIMPEVSLETSKWVMKDLGKRGAAIHLDTQVTSAVDGNVELSTGEVIPTDLIVWTAGVMANPTVVRGGDLPTEPRGRITAQADLRVVDAEGHPVEGAWAAGDVAAVPDKTGGLPDGTCVPNAQHAVRQAKLLAKNLVAVLRGEGTKDYFHKNLGAVAGLGLYNGVFQSGGIALKGFVAWVAHRGYHGLAMPTWERKWRVLWGWWHNLWLGRDFANLAAVQRPRAAFEEFAARPRPAVTEAAAPAAQKDAAKSDAGKPAKSDAVKPAAKSDAAKPAAKKAPAAKKPVAKKAPAKKAAATAESVDVSA, encoded by the coding sequence GTGCCTCAGAACAGCACTGCACCCCGCATTCTGATTGTCGGTGGAGGCTACGCAGGTTTCTACACCGCATGGAAGCTCGAGAAGCACCTTCGCAAGGGTGAAGCCGAAGTGACGATGGTGGACCCGCTGCCGTACATGACGTACCAGCCGTTCCTGCCCGAGGTCGCAGCCGGATCGATCGAGCCGCGCCACGCGATCGTCACGCACCGCCGTCACCTCAAGACCACGAACGTGATCACCGCGAAGGTGACCGGCATCGACCACGCCAACAAGGTCGCGACGATCACTCCTCCGGTCGGCGAGCCGTACGAGTTCGAGTACGACCAGATCGTCGTCACCGCGGGTGCCGTGTCTCGCACGTTCCCGATCCCCGGCATCGCAGACAACGCCATCGGGATGAAGACCATCGAAGAGGCCGTCGCCGTGCGCGATCGTCTGCTCTCGAACTTCGACAAGGCCGCGTCGATCCCCGCGGGCCCCGAGCGCGACCGACTGCTGACCGTCGTGGTCGTGGGCGGCGGCTTCGCCGGCATCGAGGCGTTCGCCGAGCTGCGCTCCTTCGCCTCGTCGCTGATCTCGAAGTACCCGCAGCTGTCGTTCGACGACACGCACTTCCACCTCATCGAGGCGATGGGACGGATCATGCCCGAGGTCTCCCTCGAGACCAGCAAGTGGGTCATGAAGGACCTCGGCAAGCGCGGTGCGGCCATCCACCTCGATACCCAGGTCACCAGCGCCGTCGACGGCAACGTCGAGCTGTCGACCGGCGAGGTCATCCCCACCGACCTCATCGTCTGGACCGCCGGCGTGATGGCGAACCCGACCGTGGTCCGCGGCGGCGACCTGCCGACCGAGCCACGCGGCCGCATCACCGCGCAGGCCGACCTGCGCGTGGTCGACGCAGAGGGCCACCCGGTCGAGGGTGCGTGGGCGGCCGGTGACGTGGCGGCCGTTCCCGACAAGACCGGCGGACTGCCCGACGGAACCTGCGTGCCGAACGCACAGCACGCCGTTCGTCAGGCGAAGCTTCTCGCGAAGAACCTCGTCGCCGTTCTGCGCGGTGAGGGCACCAAGGACTACTTCCACAAGAACCTGGGCGCTGTGGCCGGTCTCGGACTCTACAACGGTGTCTTCCAGTCGGGCGGTATCGCCCTCAAGGGCTTCGTCGCCTGGGTCGCGCACCGCGGCTACCACGGCCTCGCGATGCCCACCTGGGAGCGCAAGTGGCGCGTGCTGTGGGGCTGGTGGCACAACCTGTGGCTCGGTCGCGACTTCGCCAACCTCGCCGCCGTGCAGCGCCCGCGTGCGGCGTTCGAGGAGTTCGCGGCGCGTCCGCGCCCCGCGGTGACCGAGGCGGCTGCGCCTGCCGCCCAGAAGGACGCGGCGAAGTCGGATGCGGGCAAGCCCGCCAAGTCGGATGCCGTGAAGCCGGCAGCGAAGTCCGACGCGGCGAAGCCCGCGGCGAAGAAGGCTCCGGCTGCCAAGAAGCCGGTGGCGAAGAAGGCTCCCGCGAAGAAGGCCGCCGCGACGGCCGAGAGCGTCGACGTCAGCGCCTGA
- a CDS encoding alanine racemase, which yields MLDLTAGLRPASDSEAAWRSPERYWASLTEATAHLPAPVAVIDREALRHNALDLLVRAGGIPIRVATKSVRVRAVLDAVLEIPGYQGILAFTLAEALWLAEKHDDIVLGYPTVDRAGLSRLLADEQAASRITLMIDDLSHLDLIDSVAAPGARPEVRVAIDVDASLRSPSLGHVGVRRSPLHSASDVAAFARRIVRRPGFRLVGLQMYEAQIAGQGDAAGADAPVIRMVQARSRDELRRRRAEIAEAMLGVTPLEFLNGGGTGSLEFTGSDESLTEATAGSGLLAGHLFDGYRSFRPAPAAAFAFDVVRKPTADIATVLGGGWIASGPATASRQPRPVWPSGLHTLGREAAGEVQTPLQGAAARDLRVGDRVWFRHAKSGEPAERIDRYHLVSDGAVTGELPTYRGEGKVFL from the coding sequence GTGCTCGATCTCACCGCAGGCCTGCGTCCGGCATCCGACTCCGAGGCCGCCTGGCGTTCCCCCGAACGGTACTGGGCCTCGCTGACCGAGGCCACCGCCCATCTTCCGGCACCCGTCGCCGTGATCGACCGTGAAGCGCTGCGGCACAATGCGTTGGACCTGCTGGTGCGCGCAGGAGGCATCCCGATCCGGGTCGCGACGAAGTCCGTCCGCGTGCGTGCGGTGCTCGACGCTGTGCTCGAGATCCCCGGATACCAGGGCATCCTCGCATTCACCCTCGCCGAGGCGCTCTGGCTCGCAGAGAAGCACGACGACATCGTGCTCGGCTATCCGACCGTCGATCGCGCAGGGCTGAGCCGCCTGCTGGCGGACGAGCAGGCGGCATCGCGCATCACCCTGATGATCGACGACCTCTCGCACCTCGACCTGATCGACTCGGTCGCCGCTCCAGGAGCGCGCCCCGAGGTGCGCGTCGCGATCGACGTGGACGCCTCGCTGCGGTCGCCGTCGCTCGGCCATGTCGGTGTGCGCCGTTCGCCGCTGCACTCCGCCTCCGACGTGGCGGCCTTCGCCCGGCGGATCGTGCGGCGTCCGGGGTTCCGGCTGGTCGGCCTGCAGATGTACGAGGCGCAGATCGCCGGCCAGGGGGATGCCGCAGGAGCCGACGCACCGGTCATCCGGATGGTGCAGGCTCGCTCGCGCGACGAGCTGCGCCGACGGCGTGCGGAGATCGCCGAGGCGATGCTCGGCGTGACGCCGCTGGAGTTCCTCAACGGCGGAGGGACCGGATCGCTCGAGTTCACCGGCAGCGACGAGTCGCTCACCGAGGCGACAGCAGGCAGCGGCCTGCTCGCAGGGCACCTCTTCGACGGCTACCGCTCCTTCCGCCCCGCGCCCGCGGCAGCGTTCGCCTTCGACGTCGTGCGCAAGCCGACGGCCGATATCGCGACTGTGCTCGGCGGCGGATGGATCGCGTCCGGCCCCGCCACTGCTTCCCGCCAGCCGCGCCCCGTCTGGCCCTCGGGCCTGCACACCCTCGGTCGCGAGGCGGCGGGCGAGGTGCAGACGCCGCTGCAGGGCGCCGCCGCGCGCGATCTCCGTGTCGGCGACCGAGTCTGGTTCCGGCATGCGAAGAGCGGCGAACCCGCCGAGCGGATCGATCGGTACCATCTCGTCTCGGACGGCGCCGTGACAGGCGAGCTGCCCACCTACCGCGGAGAGGGAAAGGTGTTCCTATGA
- a CDS encoding FtsB family cell division protein, translating to MARRPVPPPSASRPATPKRERTAGRTASSRTVDVREWASGIRLSGFAVIMLSLVVLGTWVLVPTIGTYLGQKQKIAALEHSVQVTEGQIAELERERERWDDPAYITTQARERLYYVKPGEVVYLVDDDLDPADLPPEQQEVSDELEERAADWMPQLLRGLTSAGLAKTAVEVPGGQG from the coding sequence ATGGCCAGACGACCGGTTCCCCCTCCTTCGGCGTCCCGGCCGGCGACGCCGAAGCGGGAACGCACGGCCGGCCGCACCGCTTCGAGCCGCACCGTGGATGTGCGCGAATGGGCGAGCGGCATCCGCCTCTCGGGCTTCGCCGTGATCATGCTGTCGCTCGTCGTGCTGGGCACGTGGGTTCTCGTGCCCACGATCGGCACGTACCTCGGGCAGAAGCAGAAGATCGCCGCCCTCGAGCACTCGGTGCAGGTGACCGAGGGTCAGATCGCCGAGCTCGAGCGCGAGCGCGAGCGCTGGGACGACCCGGCGTACATCACCACGCAGGCGCGTGAGCGCCTGTACTACGTCAAGCCGGGCGAGGTCGTCTACCTCGTCGACGACGACCTCGATCCCGCCGACCTGCCGCCCGAGCAGCAGGAGGTCAGTGACGAGCTCGAGGAGCGTGCGGCCGACTGGATGCCGCAGCTGCTGCGCGGCCTCACCTCGGCGGGCCTGGCGAAGACCGCCGTCGAGGTGCCGGGCGGCCAGGGCTGA
- a CDS encoding MarR family winged helix-turn-helix transcriptional regulator, translating to MGIADDAVEIRAQGWRTLAALHGMIEVELERALTAEAGLSVVEYTVLDALNRQDGWHMRMQQLARAAALSPSATTRLVNRLEDRALLTRILCADDRRGIYTELTAAGHELHDRAKPVHDATLERVLAEAADQPELAPMVEALHREPAVR from the coding sequence ATGGGCATCGCAGACGACGCCGTCGAGATCCGCGCGCAGGGCTGGCGAACCCTCGCCGCCCTTCACGGCATGATCGAGGTCGAGCTGGAACGCGCGCTCACCGCCGAGGCGGGGCTGTCGGTCGTGGAGTACACGGTTCTCGACGCGCTGAACCGCCAGGACGGCTGGCACATGCGCATGCAGCAGCTGGCGCGCGCGGCGGCGCTGAGCCCGAGCGCCACCACGCGGCTTGTGAACCGGCTCGAAGATCGCGCGCTGCTCACGCGCATCCTCTGCGCCGATGATCGCCGCGGCATCTACACCGAGCTCACCGCCGCCGGCCATGAGCTGCACGATCGCGCCAAGCCGGTGCACGATGCGACCCTCGAGCGCGTGCTCGCCGAGGCGGCCGACCAGCCCGAACTCGCGCCCATGGTGGAGGCCCTGCACCGCGAGCCCGCCGTCCGCTGA
- a CDS encoding aldo/keto reductase, translating into MSIPSISLNNGVTMPQLGFGVFQVPDDETTAAVAEALRAGYRSIDTAAVYGNEAGVGRALPDSGIGRDELFITSKVWNSDQGYDSTLRAFDESLSKLRLEQLDMYLIHWPAPAQDLYLDTWRALERLVSEGRVRAIGVSNFEPAHLERLIAASDVLPAVNQVELHPALQNRAVAAANAAHGIATEAWSPLAQGAVLRDPAVLAIAHSYGVSPAQIVLRWHLQQGRIVIPKSVTASRIAENIDVFGFELSNDELAAVDALDRDGRTGPHPDEFNG; encoded by the coding sequence ATGAGCATCCCCTCCATCTCGCTGAACAACGGAGTCACCATGCCGCAGCTCGGCTTCGGCGTCTTCCAAGTGCCCGACGACGAGACCACGGCCGCCGTCGCCGAGGCCCTGCGCGCGGGCTACCGCAGCATCGACACCGCGGCGGTCTACGGCAACGAGGCCGGCGTCGGTCGTGCGCTCCCCGACTCGGGCATCGGCCGCGACGAGCTGTTCATCACCTCGAAGGTATGGAACTCCGATCAGGGGTACGACAGCACGCTCAGGGCGTTCGACGAGTCCCTGTCGAAGCTCCGGCTGGAGCAGCTGGACATGTACCTCATACACTGGCCCGCGCCGGCTCAGGATCTGTACCTCGACACCTGGCGCGCGCTGGAGCGCCTGGTCTCCGAGGGTCGTGTGCGGGCCATCGGCGTGTCCAACTTCGAGCCGGCGCACCTCGAGCGACTGATCGCCGCATCCGACGTCCTCCCGGCGGTGAACCAGGTCGAGCTGCACCCCGCGCTGCAGAACCGCGCCGTGGCTGCCGCGAACGCGGCGCACGGCATCGCGACCGAGGCATGGAGCCCCCTCGCCCAGGGCGCCGTGCTACGCGATCCGGCGGTGCTCGCCATCGCGCACAGCTATGGCGTCTCCCCCGCGCAGATCGTGCTGCGCTGGCACCTTCAGCAGGGACGCATCGTGATCCCCAAGTCGGTGACGGCGTCGCGGATCGCCGAGAACATCGACGTCTTCGGTTTCGAACTCTCGAACGACGAGCTCGCCGCCGTCGACGCGCTCGACCGCGACGGCCGCACGGGCCCTCACCCCGACGAGTTCAACGGCTGA
- the eno gene encoding phosphopyruvate hydratase produces the protein MALIEAVGAREILDSRGNPTVEVEVLLDDGVVQRAAVPSGASTGAFEAYELRDGDKGRYGGKGVLKAVEAVIDELGPAIEGVEASEQRIVDEILNEVDGTDNKKRVGANAILGVSLAVAKAAADSADLPLFRYLGGPNAHLLPVPLFNVINGGEHADNGIDMQEFFLAPIGADTYSESLRWGVETYHVLRAELKAAGYATGLGDEGGFAPDLPSNREGLEFLIKAIEKAGFTPGKDIALGLDVAATEFFTDGVYRLDNKDWTGPELIEYYQGLVSDFPIVTIEDALAEDDWDNWKQLTDALGGKVQLVGDDLFVTNPERLGDGITRGVANSLLVKVNQIGTLTETFDAVSLAQRSGYTAMLSHRSGETEDTTIADLAVATNAGQIKTGAPARSERVAKYNQLLRIEEELGDAAVFAGASAFPRFQG, from the coding sequence GTGGCACTGATCGAGGCTGTAGGCGCACGCGAGATTCTCGACTCGCGCGGAAACCCGACCGTCGAGGTGGAGGTGCTCCTCGATGACGGCGTCGTGCAGCGCGCCGCCGTCCCCTCCGGTGCATCCACCGGAGCCTTCGAGGCGTATGAGCTGCGTGATGGCGACAAGGGCCGCTACGGCGGGAAGGGCGTCCTCAAGGCCGTCGAGGCCGTGATCGACGAGCTCGGCCCCGCGATCGAGGGTGTCGAGGCGAGCGAGCAGCGCATCGTCGACGAGATCCTCAACGAGGTCGACGGCACCGACAACAAGAAGCGCGTCGGCGCCAATGCCATCCTCGGCGTCAGCCTGGCCGTGGCCAAGGCCGCAGCCGACTCGGCCGACCTGCCGCTGTTCCGCTACCTCGGCGGCCCCAACGCGCACCTGCTGCCCGTTCCGCTGTTCAACGTCATCAACGGCGGCGAGCACGCCGACAACGGCATCGACATGCAGGAGTTCTTCCTCGCCCCGATCGGTGCAGACACCTACTCCGAGTCGCTGCGCTGGGGCGTCGAGACGTACCACGTGCTGCGCGCCGAGCTGAAGGCGGCGGGCTACGCCACGGGCCTCGGCGACGAGGGCGGCTTCGCCCCCGACCTGCCCAGCAACCGCGAGGGACTCGAGTTCCTCATCAAGGCGATCGAGAAGGCCGGCTTCACCCCGGGCAAGGACATCGCGCTCGGCCTCGACGTCGCCGCGACCGAGTTCTTCACCGACGGCGTCTACCGCCTCGACAACAAGGACTGGACCGGCCCCGAGCTGATCGAGTACTACCAGGGCCTCGTCTCGGACTTCCCGATCGTCACGATCGAGGATGCCCTGGCCGAAGACGACTGGGACAACTGGAAGCAGCTCACCGATGCCCTCGGCGGCAAGGTGCAGCTCGTCGGCGACGACCTGTTCGTCACCAACCCCGAGCGACTCGGCGACGGCATCACGCGGGGCGTCGCCAACTCGCTGCTGGTGAAGGTCAACCAGATCGGCACCCTGACCGAGACCTTCGACGCGGTCAGCCTCGCGCAGCGCTCGGGCTACACGGCCATGCTCTCGCACCGCTCCGGTGAGACCGAGGACACCACGATCGCCGACCTCGCCGTCGCGACGAACGCGGGTCAGATCAAGACCGGTGCGCCCGCACGCAGCGAGCGCGTCGCGAAGTACAATCAGCTTCTGCGCATCGAGGAGGAGCTGGGCGACGCGGCGGTGTTCGCCGGCGCATCCGCCTTCCCGCGCTTCCAGGGCTGA
- a CDS encoding MFS transporter, with the protein MPLGLIALAIGAFGIGLTEFVIMGLLPEVAADFGVTEATAGWLISGYALAVVVGALLVTAATLRLPRKALLMGLVVLFIAGNVLTAIAGDYSTAMIGRIIAALDHGAFFGVGSVVAADLVRPERKARAVAIMFTGLTAANVLGVPFGTFLGQQLGWRSTFWAISLIGVLAFAGIALLVPTTRGTQRTVSLRAELSAFRSGQVWLSLLVTVLGYGGMFGAFTYIAYTLTQVSGFASSAVPWLLVLFGVGLVVGNGLGGRLADRSIDRTLLSFIGALLAVLVFFALTAGSQAATIASLFLMGGFGFGTVPGLQSRIMRYADHAPTLASGANIGAFNVGNALGAWAGGIGISAGLGYTAPIWIGAAITAAALVVMTVAMLTARPRTDAPSTELVSAH; encoded by the coding sequence ATGCCACTCGGGCTCATCGCGCTCGCCATCGGAGCATTCGGCATCGGCCTCACCGAGTTCGTCATCATGGGCCTGCTTCCCGAGGTGGCAGCCGACTTCGGGGTCACCGAGGCCACAGCCGGATGGCTGATCTCCGGCTACGCCCTCGCGGTGGTCGTCGGCGCGCTCCTCGTCACCGCCGCCACCCTGCGCCTGCCTCGGAAGGCTCTGCTGATGGGGCTCGTCGTGCTGTTCATCGCGGGCAACGTCCTCACCGCGATCGCCGGCGACTACTCCACGGCCATGATCGGCCGGATCATCGCCGCACTCGACCATGGCGCATTCTTCGGCGTGGGGTCCGTGGTCGCGGCAGACCTCGTCCGGCCGGAGAGGAAGGCCCGCGCCGTGGCGATCATGTTCACGGGTCTCACCGCGGCCAACGTGCTCGGGGTGCCGTTCGGCACGTTCCTCGGGCAGCAGCTGGGCTGGCGCTCGACGTTCTGGGCCATCTCGCTGATCGGCGTGCTCGCCTTCGCCGGCATCGCGCTGCTCGTGCCCACCACCCGCGGGACGCAGCGGACGGTCAGCCTTCGCGCCGAGCTGAGCGCATTCCGCTCGGGACAGGTCTGGCTCTCCCTGCTGGTCACGGTGCTCGGCTACGGCGGGATGTTCGGCGCGTTCACCTACATCGCCTACACGCTCACCCAGGTCAGTGGGTTCGCCTCGTCAGCCGTGCCGTGGCTGCTCGTGCTGTTCGGCGTCGGCCTCGTCGTCGGCAACGGGCTGGGCGGACGACTCGCCGACCGCTCGATCGACCGCACGCTGCTCTCGTTCATCGGCGCGCTCCTCGCCGTGCTGGTGTTCTTCGCACTCACCGCCGGATCCCAGGCCGCCACGATCGCATCGCTGTTCCTCATGGGCGGGTTCGGCTTCGGAACCGTGCCCGGGCTGCAGAGCCGGATCATGCGGTACGCCGACCACGCCCCCACCCTGGCATCCGGAGCCAACATCGGCGCCTTCAACGTCGGCAACGCGCTGGGCGCGTGGGCAGGAGGCATCGGCATAAGCGCCGGCCTCGGCTACACCGCGCCCATCTGGATCGGTGCGGCGATCACCGCCGCCGCGCTGGTCGTGATGACGGTGGCCATGCTCACCGCGCGGCCTCGCACGGATGCCCCCTCGACCGAGCTCGTCTCGGCTCACTGA
- a CDS encoding DUF501 domain-containing protein: MTTPPFPTPTAAEIDVVSRQLGRAARGVIGIAARCVCGNPTVVATAPRLDDGTPFPTFYYLTHPAATAAMSTLEATQVMPELAGMLDADDEIAAAYLRAHEAYLADRAQYGDVPEIDGISAGGMPARVKCLHALAGHALAAGPGVNPLGDAALQRSSWSPERCACVDPGAARGDDTE; this comes from the coding sequence GTGACGACACCTCCCTTCCCGACGCCGACCGCTGCCGAGATCGACGTGGTCTCGCGTCAGCTGGGCCGCGCCGCCCGCGGCGTGATCGGCATCGCCGCGCGCTGCGTCTGCGGCAACCCGACAGTGGTCGCCACGGCCCCACGTCTCGACGACGGAACGCCCTTTCCGACGTTCTACTATCTGACGCATCCCGCTGCCACTGCCGCGATGTCGACCCTCGAGGCGACGCAGGTCATGCCAGAGCTCGCGGGGATGCTCGACGCCGACGACGAGATCGCCGCAGCCTACCTCCGGGCGCACGAGGCGTACCTCGCCGACCGTGCCCAGTATGGCGACGTCCCCGAGATCGACGGCATCTCCGCAGGGGGGATGCCTGCACGCGTGAAGTGCCTTCATGCGCTCGCCGGCCATGCGCTCGCCGCAGGGCCGGGAGTGAATCCGCTGGGCGACGCCGCGCTTCAGCGCTCGAGCTGGTCGCCCGAGCGCTGCGCCTGCGTCGACCCCGGCGCCGCACGGGGAGACGACACGGAATGA
- a CDS encoding S8 family peptidase produces the protein MRDPNHGSWVASLAAGRGNPDGTGMIGVAPEAQLLSVSLGFPGSASTVPFTEQVVDAMKWAVDNGADVINLSFTTNTLDWDESWDEAFLYAFEHDVVVIVAAGNRGSGTSMIGAPATIPGVLTVGGVDQTGVASTGASTQGITIGISAPSESLLGISADGTLRSWDGTSGAAPIVAGAAALVRAAHPDLDAANVINRLIRTAVPVPDMTRTPDPLYGYGLLDAEAAVTASLPVVAGNPMGDLEEWIRVYRRADAPEQPKPEPSSTPVAVPPLPAVEQPAEPGSPLLPTPESLRYGTLPLLALTVPGILIALGVTAAARRIRLERGRRTPTP, from the coding sequence GTGCGCGACCCCAACCACGGGTCATGGGTCGCGTCGCTCGCCGCGGGACGGGGGAATCCCGACGGGACGGGGATGATCGGCGTCGCCCCCGAGGCGCAGCTGCTGTCGGTCTCGCTCGGCTTCCCCGGCTCGGCCTCGACCGTGCCGTTCACCGAGCAGGTCGTCGACGCCATGAAGTGGGCCGTCGACAACGGCGCCGACGTCATCAACCTGTCGTTCACCACGAACACCCTCGACTGGGATGAGAGCTGGGACGAGGCGTTCCTGTATGCGTTCGAGCACGATGTCGTCGTGATCGTCGCGGCGGGCAACCGGGGCAGCGGCACATCGATGATCGGAGCGCCCGCGACCATACCAGGCGTCCTCACCGTCGGCGGCGTCGATCAGACCGGAGTCGCCAGCACCGGCGCGTCGACCCAGGGCATCACGATCGGCATCTCGGCCCCCAGCGAGTCGCTGCTTGGCATCTCGGCAGACGGCACGCTGCGCTCCTGGGACGGCACGAGCGGCGCCGCTCCGATCGTCGCAGGAGCCGCCGCCCTGGTGCGCGCGGCGCACCCCGACCTCGATGCCGCGAACGTCATCAACCGTCTCATCCGGACGGCCGTTCCTGTGCCGGACATGACCCGTACTCCCGATCCGCTCTACGGGTACGGGCTGCTCGATGCCGAGGCCGCTGTCACGGCGTCCCTCCCCGTGGTCGCAGGCAACCCGATGGGCGACCTGGAGGAGTGGATCCGGGTGTACCGGCGCGCCGATGCCCCCGAGCAGCCCAAGCCGGAGCCCAGCTCGACGCCGGTGGCGGTGCCGCCGCTGCCCGCGGTGGAGCAGCCCGCTGAACCGGGATCGCCCCTGCTGCCCACCCCGGAGTCGCTGAGGTACGGTACCCTGCCGCTGCTGGCCCTCACTGTGCCTGGTATCCTGATAGCGCTTGGCGTCACCGCAGCTGCCCGGCGCATCCGATTGGAGCGCGGTCGACGCACTCCCACACCCTGA